From Pseudomonas sp. LS1212, the proteins below share one genomic window:
- the xerC gene encoding tyrosine recombinase XerC produces the protein MPSSQLTLKYVLQDAADRLGFEDTDIREVPWHQLQTGHVTALVAALREDGYAPNTSSLYVNALRGVMNEAWRLSLIDQDHLLKMRSVKPAQGTRLGSGRNLKRSLIRELMDACAADPRPQGLRDAAVIAILYGSGMRKSESVNLELAQVDFAERSLQVLGKGNKQLIKYAPAWAFDKLNAWLDFRRSQLPEGQADDPFLFNRIRRGSHITRERITKHAIYYIARQRGHQVGVKIMPHDFRRSFITRVIEEHDLSIAQKLAHHTNIQTTANYDMRDDNERRRAVDRYDY, from the coding sequence ATGCCCTCCAGCCAGTTGACCTTGAAATATGTGCTGCAGGATGCTGCCGACCGCCTGGGGTTCGAAGATACCGACATTCGCGAGGTGCCCTGGCACCAGCTGCAAACGGGCCATGTCACGGCGCTGGTGGCGGCTTTGCGCGAAGACGGCTATGCGCCCAATACCTCGTCCTTGTATGTCAACGCCTTGCGCGGGGTGATGAACGAAGCCTGGCGTTTGAGCCTGATCGACCAGGATCATCTGTTGAAGATGCGCTCGGTCAAACCGGCGCAAGGAACCCGTCTGGGCAGCGGGCGCAACCTCAAGCGCAGCCTGATCCGCGAGCTGATGGATGCCTGCGCGGCCGATCCGCGGCCGCAGGGCCTGCGCGACGCCGCCGTGATCGCGATTCTGTATGGCTCGGGCATGCGCAAGTCCGAGTCGGTCAACCTTGAACTGGCTCAGGTCGACTTTGCCGAACGCAGCCTGCAAGTGCTGGGCAAGGGCAACAAGCAACTGATCAAGTATGCGCCCGCCTGGGCCTTCGACAAACTCAACGCCTGGCTGGATTTCCGGCGTTCGCAATTGCCCGAAGGGCAGGCCGACGATCCCTTCCTGTTCAACCGCATTCGACGCGGCAGCCACATCACCCGCGAGCGCATCACCAAGCATGCGATCTACTACATTGCTCGCCAGCGCGGGCACCAGGTTGGCGTGAAGATCATGCCGCACGATTTCCGACGCTCCTTCATCACTCGGGTCATCGAAGAGCACGACCTGTCGATTGCGCAAAAACTGGCGCATCACACCAACATCCAGACCACTGCCAACTATGACATGCGCGATGACAACGAGCGGCGACGGGCGGTGGATCGCTACGACTATTGA
- a CDS encoding ATP-dependent Clp protease proteolytic subunit yields the protein MTQHIVHFHCQIDQGTHERFRDRCLEALDQGATSLWLNLSTTGGSTNFGFTMYSFLKSLPVPLVAINAGNIESMGIVVFLAAAERIATPHSRFLIHPMNWYFSQSSVEHSRLREYFFSLNNDLQRYAEIFQVETEDAKEQLDIFKCLSAEEKVITAKDSLTYGLAHRMEQVTFPIGAVHWKVSAE from the coding sequence GTGACTCAACACATCGTGCATTTTCACTGTCAGATCGACCAGGGCACTCACGAGCGTTTCCGTGACCGTTGCCTCGAAGCTCTTGACCAGGGGGCCACCTCGCTTTGGCTCAACCTCTCGACCACGGGCGGCAGCACCAACTTCGGCTTTACCATGTACAGCTTTCTCAAGTCGTTGCCGGTACCGCTGGTGGCCATCAACGCCGGCAATATCGAATCGATGGGCATCGTTGTCTTTCTCGCGGCAGCCGAACGCATCGCCACCCCCCATTCGCGGTTTCTGATCCACCCGATGAACTGGTATTTCAGCCAAAGTTCGGTGGAGCATTCGCGCTTGCGGGAATACTTCTTCAGCCTCAACAACGACCTGCAACGCTATGCCGAAATCTTCCAGGTGGAGACCGAGGATGCCAAGGAGCAGCTCGATATCTTCAAGTGCCTCTCGGCGGAAGAAAAAGTGATCACGGCCAAGGACTCGTTGACCTACGGCCTGGCCCATCGCATGGAGCAGGTCACCTTTCCGATAGGTGCGGTGCACTGGAAAGTCAGCGCCGAATAG
- a CDS encoding KGG domain-containing protein: MAKTSKSNPANLSKDREKASEAGKKGGQASGSTGGGKMTEDRTKAPDTKKGGQTPQGGGRK, encoded by the coding sequence ATGGCTAAAACAAGCAAGTCGAACCCAGCAAACCTCTCCAAAGATCGCGAAAAAGCCTCCGAAGCCGGCAAGAAAGGTGGACAGGCTTCCGGATCAACCGGTGGCGGAAAAATGACCGAGGACCGCACCAAGGCCCCCGACACCAAAAAAGGTGGCCAGACTCCACAAGGGGGCGGCCGCAAATAG
- a CDS encoding LysR family transcriptional regulator, which yields MELRHLRYFQVLGETLNFTRAAERLHIAQPPLSRQIQQLEDELGVMLLERGRPLRLTEAGRFFYEHSSALLEQLGKVCDNTRRIGLGEKTWLGIGFAPSTLYGVLPELIRRLRSGDTLELELGLSEMTTLQQVQALKAGRIDIGFGRIRIDDPAIEQRVLTEDRLVAALPAGHPLLAGPVSLKDLASEPFVLYPGNPRPSYADHVIALFDAHGMAIKVAQWTNELQTAIGLVAAGIGVTLVPASVQVLHRADIGYTPLLDANATSPIILSRRIGDMSPGLVHCLRIMDGLLGLEE from the coding sequence ATGGAGCTTCGTCATCTGCGCTATTTCCAGGTGCTTGGGGAAACCCTCAACTTCACCCGCGCAGCCGAGCGCCTGCACATTGCCCAGCCGCCCCTGAGCCGGCAGATCCAGCAACTGGAAGACGAATTGGGGGTGATGCTGCTCGAGCGGGGCCGGCCATTGCGACTGACCGAGGCCGGGCGGTTCTTTTATGAACACTCCAGCGCCTTGCTCGAACAACTGGGCAAGGTCTGCGACAACACCCGGCGTATCGGCCTGGGCGAAAAAACCTGGCTGGGCATCGGCTTTGCACCCTCGACACTGTATGGCGTGCTACCCGAACTGATCCGCCGCCTGCGCAGTGGCGACACGCTGGAGCTGGAACTCGGCCTGTCGGAAATGACCACGCTGCAACAGGTTCAGGCGCTCAAGGCCGGGCGAATAGATATCGGCTTCGGTCGCATCCGCATCGATGACCCGGCCATTGAACAGCGCGTGCTGACCGAGGACCGGCTGGTCGCCGCCCTGCCCGCCGGCCATCCCTTGCTGGCAGGCCCTGTCAGCCTCAAGGACCTGGCCAGCGAACCCTTCGTGCTCTACCCCGGCAACCCCCGCCCCAGCTATGCCGACCATGTGATCGCGTTGTTCGATGCCCATGGCATGGCCATCAAGGTCGCCCAGTGGACCAACGAACTTCAGACGGCAATCGGCCTGGTGGCAGCCGGTATCGGCGTCACCCTGGTGCCGGCCTCGGTACAGGTGCTGCACCGTGCCGACATCGGCTACACCCCCCTGCTCGATGCCAATGCCACTTCACCAATCATTCTCAGCCGACGCATTGGCGATATGTCGCCGGGGCTGGTCCACTGCTTGCGGATAATGGATGGGCTGCTCGGGCTGGAGGAATAA
- a CDS encoding DUF3077 domain-containing protein, with the protein MKKIVPDPPAFYFRETAETSIGACDGHAPLFTVRPGISAEDALVHAALYLRCASDNGQQAMEYTAEPGRGFAWATQHSVQIAKALIDAVLDGIEARHLDTATHIQPQ; encoded by the coding sequence ATGAAAAAGATCGTCCCCGATCCACCCGCCTTCTACTTTCGTGAAACCGCCGAAACCTCCATCGGCGCCTGCGATGGCCATGCCCCACTGTTCACCGTCCGCCCCGGCATCAGCGCCGAAGATGCCCTGGTGCATGCCGCGCTCTATCTCAGATGCGCCAGCGACAACGGTCAGCAAGCCATGGAGTACACCGCCGAACCGGGCCGGGGCTTTGCCTGGGCCACCCAGCATTCGGTACAGATCGCCAAGGCGCTGATCGATGCGGTGCTCGATGGCATAGAAGCCCGTCATCTGGATACGGCTACCCACATCCAACCACAATAA
- a CDS encoding LysR family transcriptional regulator: MVDLNLIRVFVTIFETRSVSGAAERLHITQPSVSYALSRLRQLLGDTLFKRNRDGMQPTFLATQLYTVFRFSLSEIERAIAHTSQFDPLQSTRCFRLALSDLGEIYLLPYILKLMQKVAPQVELEVIQVEVARLDEWLNTGKIDAAICNRSYIPVQAQSDLIFNEHYVCLVREDHPRIGEHLTLEQYMGEKHVVVSAATGHHFVEDRLHEAGLERKISLRVPHFSVLPGVVSNSDLLVTLPSRTAQLFASNSCTRVVELPFNVPEIEVSLYWQEHGGDSTAQRWFCSTLKAALAGL, from the coding sequence ATGGTCGATCTGAACCTCATCCGCGTTTTTGTCACCATCTTTGAAACCCGAAGCGTGAGCGGTGCGGCAGAACGTCTGCACATCACCCAACCCTCGGTCAGCTACGCCCTCTCCCGCCTGCGTCAGCTATTGGGCGATACGCTGTTCAAGCGCAATCGCGACGGCATGCAGCCTACTTTCCTCGCTACCCAGCTCTACACGGTGTTCCGTTTTTCGCTCTCTGAAATCGAGCGAGCCATTGCCCACACAAGCCAGTTCGACCCGCTGCAATCGACCCGCTGCTTTCGCCTGGCGCTATCAGACCTTGGCGAAATCTACTTGCTGCCGTATATCCTGAAGCTCATGCAGAAAGTGGCGCCCCAAGTGGAGCTGGAGGTAATCCAGGTCGAGGTCGCTCGGCTCGATGAATGGCTCAATACCGGCAAGATCGACGCCGCCATCTGCAACCGCAGCTATATCCCGGTGCAGGCCCAGAGCGATCTGATTTTCAATGAGCACTATGTCTGCCTGGTCAGAGAGGATCATCCACGCATTGGCGAACACCTCACGCTCGAGCAATACATGGGTGAAAAGCACGTAGTAGTGTCCGCCGCCACCGGCCACCATTTCGTGGAAGATCGCCTGCATGAGGCCGGACTCGAACGCAAGATAAGCCTGCGGGTTCCGCACTTCAGCGTGCTGCCCGGCGTCGTTTCCAACTCCGATCTGCTGGTGACTCTGCCCTCACGTACTGCGCAGCTGTTCGCCAGCAATAGCTGCACGCGTGTAGTGGAGTTGCCATTCAACGTACCGGAGATCGAGGTGAGCCTGTACTGGCAGGAGCATGGCGGCGACAGCACGGCGCAACGCTGGTTTTGCAGCACGCTGAAGGCCGCGTTGGCAGGACTCTAG
- the mdlC gene encoding benzoylformate decarboxylase, giving the protein MTTVHSLTYELLRRQGITTIFGNPGSNELPFLQDFPSDFSYILGLHEGVVVGMADGFAQARGKPSLVNLHSAAGTGNAMGALANAWNSHTPLIVTAGQQTRAMIGVEALLTNVDAVSLPRPLVKWSYEPASAQEVPQAMSRAIHMASMPAPGPVYLSVPYNDWSALADPQSAYLFERKVESAGLPGEACLQALLDRLVSARNPVIVLGPDVDAVKANQHAVTLAERLKAPVWVAPSAPRCPFPTTHACFRGLLPAGIATISRLLEGHDLILVFGAPVFRYHQYDPGDYLPAGAHLIAVTCDVQEAARAPMGDAIVADIGLTLQALAERLEPLDRPMPARLPAPASVRQGPGPLLPETVFDTLNEMAPRDAIYLNESTSTTATLWQRLNMEQPGSYYFAAAGGLGFAMPAAVGVQLAEPARQVIAVIGDGSANYSISALWTAANYGVPAIFVIMKNGTYGALRWFAGVLGVEDVPGLDVPGIDFCALATGYGMRALRAESQGELVDALREALALDEPVLIEVLTLAPGA; this is encoded by the coding sequence ATGACTACCGTGCATTCCCTCACCTACGAGCTCCTGCGGCGCCAGGGCATTACCACCATTTTTGGCAACCCGGGCTCCAATGAACTGCCTTTCTTGCAGGACTTCCCGTCGGACTTCAGCTACATCCTCGGGTTGCACGAGGGGGTTGTCGTCGGTATGGCCGATGGCTTTGCACAAGCCCGTGGTAAACCATCGCTGGTCAATCTGCATTCCGCTGCCGGCACCGGCAATGCGATGGGGGCACTGGCCAACGCCTGGAACTCGCATACGCCGCTGATCGTGACGGCTGGTCAACAGACCAGGGCCATGATTGGCGTGGAAGCCTTGTTGACCAACGTCGATGCCGTCAGCCTGCCGCGCCCCCTGGTCAAATGGAGCTATGAGCCGGCCAGCGCCCAGGAAGTGCCGCAAGCCATGAGCCGGGCGATTCATATGGCGTCGATGCCCGCGCCAGGGCCGGTCTATCTATCCGTGCCTTACAACGACTGGTCCGCCCTGGCTGACCCGCAGTCGGCCTATCTGTTCGAGCGCAAGGTCGAGAGCGCCGGGTTGCCTGGCGAAGCATGCCTGCAGGCGTTGCTCGATCGCCTGGTTTCGGCGCGCAACCCAGTGATCGTGCTCGGGCCGGATGTCGATGCGGTGAAGGCCAATCAACATGCCGTCACCCTGGCCGAGCGTCTCAAGGCCCCGGTGTGGGTGGCGCCATCGGCGCCGCGTTGCCCGTTCCCGACCACTCATGCGTGCTTTCGCGGCTTGCTGCCGGCTGGCATCGCGACGATTTCCCGGCTGCTCGAAGGGCATGACCTGATCCTGGTGTTCGGCGCCCCGGTATTCCGATATCACCAATACGACCCGGGTGATTACCTGCCTGCCGGCGCCCACCTGATCGCAGTGACCTGCGATGTCCAGGAAGCTGCCCGTGCGCCGATGGGCGATGCGATCGTGGCCGACATTGGCCTGACGCTGCAGGCGCTGGCCGAACGTCTGGAACCGCTCGACCGGCCGATGCCTGCGCGCTTGCCGGCGCCTGCGAGCGTGCGCCAGGGCCCGGGCCCGCTGCTTCCGGAAACCGTCTTCGACACCTTGAACGAGATGGCCCCGCGCGATGCCATCTACCTGAACGAGTCGACCTCGACCACGGCAACCCTGTGGCAACGCCTGAACATGGAACAACCCGGCAGCTATTACTTTGCGGCGGCCGGGGGCCTGGGTTTCGCGATGCCGGCTGCAGTCGGGGTGCAATTGGCCGAACCCGCCCGGCAGGTGATCGCGGTGATCGGCGATGGCTCGGCCAACTACAGCATCAGCGCGCTATGGACAGCTGCCAATTACGGCGTGCCGGCCATCTTCGTGATTATGAAAAACGGAACCTACGGTGCCTTGCGCTGGTTCGCCGGCGTGCTGGGAGTAGAGGATGTGCCGGGGCTGGACGTGCCCGGTATCGATTTCTGCGCGTTGGCCACCGGCTATGGCATGCGCGCGTTGCGGGCTGAATCGCAAGGCGAATTGGTCGATGCGCTGCGCGAGGCACTGGCGCTCGATGAGCCGGTGCTGATTGAAGTTCTGACACTGGCGCCGGGCGCTTGA
- a CDS encoding alpha-hydroxy-acid oxidizing protein, with amino-acid sequence MSRSMPLNVEDYRRLARKRLPRMIYDYLDGGAEQETGLGHNREVFEGLRFRPRRLVNVSQRDLSTTLFGQALPMPLLIAPTGLNGAFWANGDLALARSAARAGIPFVLSTASNISIEELARQCDGELWFQLYVVHRNLAEQMVKRALAAGYRTLVLTTDVGVNGYRERDLRNDFKMPMRYTPDVLLQGCLHPRWSFDLLRHGMPQLANFASVDASSLEVQAALMSRQMDATFDWDALAWLRELWPHRLLVKGLLDPEDAVRCVAMGIDGVILSNHGARQLDACISPMQVLADTVARVLSPVLIDSGFRSGADIVKALTLGADAVLLGRATLYGLAAAGEAGVDDVLRLLKAEIDRTLAHIGCPSISQLSPDFLIPPSHLSAPASACHSR; translated from the coding sequence ATGAGTCGTTCGATGCCATTGAATGTGGAAGATTACCGCCGTCTGGCGCGCAAGCGGCTGCCTCGGATGATCTACGACTATCTGGATGGAGGCGCGGAGCAGGAAACGGGGCTTGGGCACAACCGCGAGGTGTTCGAGGGGCTGCGGTTCCGCCCTCGACGGTTGGTGAATGTAAGCCAGCGGGACTTGTCGACCACGCTCTTTGGCCAGGCATTGCCGATGCCGCTGCTGATTGCACCGACCGGTCTCAATGGCGCCTTCTGGGCCAACGGCGACTTGGCCCTGGCGCGCTCGGCCGCACGTGCCGGCATCCCGTTCGTACTGTCGACGGCGTCGAACATCTCTATCGAAGAGCTGGCGCGCCAGTGCGATGGCGAACTCTGGTTCCAGCTTTACGTAGTGCATCGCAACCTGGCCGAGCAGATGGTCAAGCGCGCTCTGGCGGCGGGTTACCGGACGCTGGTCTTGACCACCGATGTTGGCGTCAACGGTTACCGCGAGAGGGATCTGCGCAACGACTTCAAGATGCCCATGCGCTATACCCCGGATGTGCTGCTGCAAGGTTGCCTGCACCCGCGTTGGTCGTTCGATCTGCTGCGCCACGGCATGCCACAGCTGGCCAACTTCGCCAGTGTCGACGCCTCAAGTCTCGAGGTGCAGGCGGCGTTGATGAGCCGACAAATGGATGCCACCTTCGACTGGGATGCGCTGGCCTGGCTGCGTGAACTCTGGCCGCATCGGCTGCTGGTCAAGGGCCTTCTCGATCCTGAGGATGCGGTGCGTTGTGTTGCCATGGGCATCGACGGGGTGATTCTGTCGAACCACGGTGCTCGCCAACTCGATGCCTGCATCTCGCCCATGCAGGTATTGGCCGACACGGTGGCGCGGGTTTTATCCCCGGTACTCATCGACAGCGGCTTTCGCAGCGGCGCCGATATCGTCAAGGCCCTGACCCTTGGCGCTGATGCGGTGTTGCTGGGCCGAGCGACACTGTATGGCCTGGCGGCGGCCGGCGAAGCGGGCGTGGATGACGTGTTGCGCCTGCTCAAGGCCGAGATCGATCGCACCCTGGCGCACATCGGTTGCCCGTCGATCAGTCAGCTTTCACCCGACTTCCTCATACCCCCATCTCACCTGAGTGCACCGGCCAGCGCCTGTCACAGCCGTTGA
- a CDS encoding enolase C-terminal domain-like protein, whose product MAAITITGLRARAVNAPLQYPIHTAVGTVSTAPLVLIDLATSAGVTGHAYVFAYTGLALKPLKQLVETLAELLIDQPLAPQALEQALQQRFCLLGFTGLVRMAAAGLDMAAWDALAKAHGLPLVELLGGKARALKSYDSHSLDGEQLATERAVHAAEQGFTAVKTKIGYATLEKDLRVVRSLRTVLGDEFGLMVDYNQSLDVNEAIRRGLALQDEGIAWIEEPTLQHDYVGHGRIRQALRVPVQMGENWFGAEDMFKSLQAGASDLAMPDMMKIGGVTGWLRASALAEQFGLPLSSHLFQEFSAHLLAVTPTAHWLERLDIAGAILEPTLTFANGNAVISDLPGAGIIWRESEVARYAA is encoded by the coding sequence ATGGCTGCAATAACAATAACCGGCTTGCGGGCACGGGCTGTCAACGCGCCACTGCAATACCCCATTCACACGGCCGTCGGCACAGTCTCGACAGCGCCATTGGTACTGATCGACCTTGCGACCAGTGCCGGCGTTACCGGCCACGCCTATGTGTTTGCCTATACCGGGCTTGCGCTCAAGCCGCTCAAGCAGTTGGTTGAAACCCTGGCTGAGTTACTCATCGATCAGCCCTTGGCACCTCAGGCGCTGGAGCAGGCCTTGCAACAACGATTTTGCCTGTTGGGTTTCACCGGGCTGGTGCGCATGGCCGCCGCCGGGCTGGACATGGCCGCCTGGGATGCCCTTGCCAAGGCCCACGGGCTGCCGCTGGTGGAATTGCTTGGCGGCAAAGCGCGGGCCTTGAAAAGCTATGACAGCCACAGCCTGGATGGTGAGCAGCTGGCCACCGAACGTGCCGTGCATGCGGCGGAGCAGGGCTTCACCGCGGTCAAGACCAAGATCGGTTACGCCACCCTTGAAAAAGACCTGCGTGTGGTGCGCAGCCTGCGCACGGTGCTGGGCGACGAATTCGGGTTGATGGTCGATTACAACCAGAGCCTGGACGTGAACGAAGCGATCCGCCGGGGCCTGGCCCTGCAGGATGAAGGCATTGCCTGGATCGAAGAGCCCACGTTACAGCATGACTATGTCGGGCATGGGCGCATTCGTCAGGCGCTGCGGGTGCCCGTGCAAATGGGCGAGAACTGGTTCGGCGCGGAAGATATGTTCAAGTCACTGCAGGCCGGTGCCTCGGACCTGGCGATGCCCGACATGATGAAAATCGGCGGCGTCACCGGCTGGTTGCGCGCCAGCGCCCTGGCCGAGCAGTTTGGCCTGCCGCTATCCAGTCACTTGTTCCAGGAGTTCAGCGCGCACCTGTTGGCAGTGACGCCGACGGCTCATTGGCTGGAACGCCTGGACATTGCCGGGGCGATTCTCGAACCCACCCTGACCTTCGCCAACGGCAACGCAGTCATCAGCGACCTGCCAGGCGCCGGAATCATCTGGCGCGAGTCCGAAGTGGCGCGCTACGCCGCCTGA
- a CDS encoding aromatic acid/H+ symport family MFS transporter, translating to MRHVNVLDVVDSAKLNRFHYLLVFWCSFIMLFDGYDLVIYGSVLPHLMTEWNLSPSQAGVLGASSMAGMMAGAFTLGTLADHLRRRKIILFCVALFSLAALASGFTTTPTEFTVCRFLTGVGLGGVVPNLVTILKEMSPGTCRNRLINFMLSFFAIGGLLSGLVGIYVIPQLGWQAPFYIAGLSCLALPLLYKTLPESVAFLVQKNRQADVSKLLRTINAQHRPGEPVVYGLEASPTQARPSFKALFGGERAISTLMLWLGFGMCMLMVYGLNTWLPKLMNSGGYPLSSSIGFLVIMNVGALTGTLISGYLADRWGCKLTLVVFFALAAVSISLLGIKPGAASLYALLLLAGGSTVGCLSVIHTFAADLYPAHIRSTGVSLAAAIGRCGAVAGPLLGGFLFSLNLPFEQNFLVFAVPGLIAVIAVLLVAQPRALPLVQQPSEGV from the coding sequence ATGCGTCACGTCAATGTGCTCGATGTCGTCGATTCCGCAAAGCTCAACCGGTTTCATTATCTGCTGGTCTTCTGGTGTTCCTTCATCATGCTGTTCGATGGCTACGACCTGGTCATCTATGGTTCGGTGTTGCCGCACCTGATGACGGAATGGAACCTGAGCCCATCCCAGGCCGGCGTGTTGGGGGCCAGCTCCATGGCTGGGATGATGGCCGGTGCGTTCACCCTGGGTACCTTGGCTGACCACCTCCGCCGCCGCAAGATCATCCTGTTCTGCGTGGCACTGTTCAGCCTCGCCGCGCTGGCCAGTGGCTTTACCACCACCCCGACCGAGTTCACGGTCTGCCGTTTCCTGACCGGCGTCGGCCTAGGCGGCGTGGTGCCGAACCTGGTTACCATCCTCAAGGAAATGTCGCCCGGGACCTGCCGCAATCGCCTGATCAACTTCATGCTGAGCTTCTTTGCAATCGGCGGGTTGCTATCAGGGTTGGTCGGCATCTACGTCATCCCGCAACTGGGCTGGCAGGCGCCGTTCTATATCGCGGGGCTATCCTGCCTGGCGCTGCCGCTGTTGTACAAGACCCTGCCTGAATCCGTGGCCTTCCTGGTGCAAAAAAACCGTCAGGCCGATGTGAGCAAATTGCTGCGTACTATCAATGCGCAACATCGCCCCGGCGAGCCGGTGGTCTACGGGTTGGAAGCCTCCCCGACCCAGGCCAGGCCTTCGTTCAAGGCGTTGTTCGGGGGGGAACGGGCGATCAGTACGTTGATGCTGTGGCTGGGCTTTGGCATGTGCATGCTGATGGTCTATGGGCTCAACACCTGGCTGCCGAAGCTGATGAACAGCGGCGGCTACCCCTTGAGTTCGAGCATCGGCTTTCTGGTGATCATGAATGTGGGTGCCCTGACGGGGACGCTTATAAGTGGCTACCTGGCCGACCGCTGGGGCTGCAAGTTGACCCTGGTGGTGTTCTTCGCCCTGGCGGCGGTGTCGATCTCCCTGCTCGGAATCAAGCCAGGTGCCGCTTCGCTGTACGCGCTGTTGTTGCTGGCCGGTGGTTCGACGGTGGGTTGCCTGTCAGTCATCCACACCTTTGCGGCAGATCTGTACCCGGCGCACATTCGCTCCACGGGCGTCAGCCTGGCCGCTGCCATTGGCCGCTGCGGCGCGGTGGCGGGGCCTTTGCTTGGCGGGTTTCTGTTCAGTCTGAACCTGCCATTCGAGCAGAACTTCCTGGTGTTCGCCGTTCCCGGGCTGATTGCGGTGATCGCCGTCTTGCTGGTGGCCCAGCCACGTGCGTTACCGCTGGTACAGCAACCAAGCGAGGGTGTTTGA
- a CDS encoding benzaldehyde dehydrogenase, producing MRALMESERWNHRFYPGEWKTAQGDRLAVTEPATGEVLASIGIARSDDVAAAGMRASQAQTAWAATSFEQRAATLREAARLLAQNAGYFIEWNIRECGSVRFKAEWEVNTCVEQLHMAAAMPMQANGELFPSSVPGRTNVWRRVPLGVVGVISPWNFPLLLSLRSIAPALALGNAVLLKPSEFSSFTGGLLLARLFEMAGVPAGVFQVLPGYADTGVALVRDPRVKMIAFTGSTAVGRSIAEECGRMLKKCSLELGGNNALIVCGDADIEAASSSGAWGAFMHQGQICMQTGRHIVHRSVAQAYSRKLKERAERLVCGNPWTDQVSLGPLINAQQRDRVHGLVTAALDQGASVLTGGRYENLFYRPTVLTDVTPDMSVFKDEIFGPVAPVVIFDEIDEAIALVNSSDYGLAVGIHTRDSMAGYEWAGRLHCGMVHINDQTVNNEFQVPFGGMGASGYGGRYGGPANFDEFTERQWVSLSNSPAQHPF from the coding sequence ATGCGTGCGCTTATGGAATCGGAACGCTGGAACCATCGCTTCTATCCAGGTGAATGGAAAACTGCCCAAGGTGATCGGCTCGCCGTCACCGAACCTGCAACGGGCGAGGTGCTGGCCTCCATCGGCATTGCCCGCAGTGACGATGTCGCCGCTGCGGGCATGCGCGCCAGCCAGGCGCAAACGGCCTGGGCTGCTACCTCATTCGAGCAACGTGCGGCCACCCTGCGCGAGGCTGCGCGACTGCTGGCCCAGAACGCAGGGTACTTCATCGAGTGGAATATTCGCGAGTGCGGTTCAGTACGGTTCAAGGCCGAGTGGGAGGTCAATACCTGCGTCGAGCAATTGCACATGGCTGCGGCCATGCCGATGCAGGCCAATGGTGAGCTGTTCCCTTCATCGGTGCCTGGCAGGACCAACGTCTGGCGTCGGGTGCCTTTAGGTGTGGTCGGGGTCATATCACCCTGGAATTTCCCGCTGCTGCTGTCCTTGCGCTCTATTGCGCCGGCCCTGGCGCTGGGTAATGCGGTGCTGCTCAAACCTTCAGAGTTCAGCAGTTTCACCGGTGGCCTGTTGCTCGCCCGGTTGTTCGAAATGGCCGGTGTACCGGCCGGAGTCTTTCAGGTTTTGCCGGGATATGCCGATACCGGCGTCGCCCTGGTCCGGGACCCGCGCGTGAAAATGATCGCCTTTACCGGTTCAACCGCAGTGGGGCGCAGCATTGCCGAGGAGTGCGGGCGCATGCTCAAGAAGTGTTCCCTTGAACTGGGCGGCAACAACGCGCTGATCGTCTGCGGCGATGCCGATATCGAGGCGGCCAGCTCCAGCGGTGCCTGGGGCGCGTTCATGCATCAAGGCCAAATTTGCATGCAGACCGGCCGGCATATTGTTCACCGCAGCGTGGCGCAGGCTTATTCGCGCAAACTCAAGGAACGGGCCGAGCGCCTGGTCTGCGGCAACCCCTGGACCGATCAGGTCAGCCTTGGCCCATTGATCAACGCCCAGCAGCGCGACCGTGTGCACGGCCTGGTCACTGCGGCGCTCGATCAGGGGGCCAGTGTCCTTACCGGTGGCCGCTACGAAAATCTGTTCTACCGTCCGACGGTGCTCACTGACGTGACGCCGGACATGTCGGTATTCAAGGACGAAATCTTCGGCCCGGTAGCACCGGTGGTGATCTTCGATGAAATCGACGAGGCCATCGCGTTGGTCAACAGCTCGGATTATGGTCTGGCGGTCGGGATCCATACCCGCGACAGCATGGCCGGCTATGAGTGGGCAGGGCGTCTGCATTGCGGGATGGTCCACATCAATGACCAGACCGTGAACAACGAATTCCAGGTGCCGTTCGGTGGCATGGGAGCGTCGGGCTATGGCGGGCGTTACGGAGGCCCGGCGAACTTCGACGAGTTCACCGAGCGGCAATGGGTCAGTTTGAGCAATAGCCCGGCGCAGCACCCGTTCTAG